The DNA sequence ccaACGTTGTCCCCAGGAAAGGCTTCAGAGAGAGCCTCGTGATGCATTTCCACAGACTTGACTTCAGTTGTCAAGTTGACAGGGGCAAAGGTCACCACCATACCTGGCTTCAAAATTCCAGTCTCCACACGGCCCACAGGGACAGTTCCAATACCTAGTGAATACAGTGTATTTCATTTAGCTCTGCTTTATGTTAGCGCAAATGTGCCTTATCatcttttaacttttaaaaacaggTCAAATGTATAGCATTTGTAGTCCATCTGCAATATAGTTTGCTCGTATAAATTCAAACCTCCAATCTTGTAGACATCCTGAAGAGGCAGGCGGAGGGCTTTGTCAGTTGGGCGTGTTGGAGGCTGAATGGCGTCCAGAGCCTCCAATAGGGTGGTCCCAGATGAGTTTCCCTCTTTCCGAGTAATCTTCCAACCCTTGAACCAAGTCATCTAAAGTAAAGACAAAGAAACCAATCGAAGATGCTGAATGAAACCAGCCTGCTGGGATGCCATTTGGcacaaatataaagtattcatttCCACTGAAGAATCTTGAAATGCCACATACTGGCATTTGGAAACTTAAAGGGCTGCAGGATTTGGGGAAAATGTATTAAAGTTGCAACTGTGATacatatgttaaataaataaaaaaataaataaataaattggccaTCCCACTCATAACTGCTGCCTTTTTTGACAAGAATAGTCTTTTAGACGCAGAATGTCAACTAGTCAAATGAGCTCAGAAAGGGTACAGGTGATGAGGGAGTTTTAGTAGAACAACAGTGATCTGCGGTCTGATGAGATTCAGCGAAGATTGCATGAGCCCAGACATGGGCTAATTAAGAGTTTCATTTTAGGTTTTCATTGTTCTACAAATCTAAACCTAAAGGTTGGGACATGTGTTAAATTTCATACTAAAGCGCAGATGAAAATGCGAGCATGCAGTGTCATAGTTATATTGTCAGtaaagtcatgaagttaccaaaaaggtgattaaagctgGCTTAAAACTGTGACTGTatgtaaatatttgttatatatgagtcacatttaagaacatgtctctgaaatgcagtggttttcaaaactgTCCTGGTCTGGAGCACCCCACtgtctccctcatctaacacacctgattcaactcgtCTGCTCctcaaaagaaataataattctAGAGATAATTTCCTAGAGACATCAGTATTCGTTTTAGTGATACtcgccttcagtcataaaaaagatcctattaaaaatatttaaaatgtacggTCTTAATGCTGTTTCTACGTTAACCTGAAGATTGAATGTAAAATGATTGcaatataaaactatatttaaaaactgaacatttaaaaaatgtgtgattAATTCGTTTTTTAATCGCTTAACCGCACTAGTTTCTTTTAAAgtttgctgtgcttgtttgtaAAGCTGCACTATATGACCAACATTCTTgagataatatataaatatgaccaataataattattactgaaatcaatattttttttaattttgattataactAAAGAATAATATTCAAGACATTCCACAATGTGATATTTGAcagcaaaacaataaatacaataaaaaatgtaaccaaACCACTGAGACACTGAAAACACTTGATCATGATGaactgtgtgtgtatgcatgtaaatAAACACAGTGCTGCGTTTCACTCTGAAACACGCAGtgcatattgatttaattaaaccATACCTTTTCGATTTTGATaattgcacctttttttttttcattaatcgtGTAGCCCTAATTGAAACCATACTTTATTTACCCATGTTATACTTACATTGGGACTGGCCTCTAGCATGTTATCTCCATTCCAGCCAGAGATGGGCACGAATGCTACTGTGTCAGGATTATAGCCAATCTTCTTGATGTAAGTGCTGACTTCCTTCACAATTTCCTCATAACGCTTCTGGCTGTAACTGGGTTCAGTGGAATCCATCTTGTTGATACCCACAATCAGCTGCTTCACACCCAATGTGTAGGCCAGAAGAGCATGCTCTCTGGTCTGACCGTTCTTCGAGATTCCAGCTTCAAACTCTCCGACACCTGCCGCTACAATCAGCACGGCACAATCCGCCTGATGGTCAGAGAAAACATTGGgaattattctcttttttttcctatCTAAATAGCAgttacttaaatatatttatgtgccTGTTAAGTTCCTAACCTGTGAGGTTCCAGTGATCATGTTTTTGATGAAGTCCCTGTGTCCTGGAGCATCAATGATGGTGACATAGTATTTGCTGGTCTCAAACTTCCACAGGGAGATATCAATGGtgattcctctctctctttctgctttaAGCTTATCCAGCACCCAGGCATACTTGAAAGAGCCTTTTCCCATCTAGGAGTGAGACACATTCTATTATATAACAGCTTGCAATAGTTTGTAATCATATATGAATTTAAATGTCTCCACCATACCTCTGCAGCCTCTTTCTCAAACTTCTCAATTGTTCGCTTGTCAATCCCACCACACTTGTAGATGAGGTGGCCAGTCGTGGTGGACTTTCCAGAGTCCACATGGCCAATGACCACAATGTTGATGTGGAGCTTCTCCTTTCCCATGGCTGACTGCTTTATTTAAAGTGCCAATGTAACTGTAAAGCTTTACAAAGACACCAAAAGTCACTGTGCCAATTCTATAAAAGACAAACTATGTTAAACAAGTTCCCTTGTTAGAGGATGCTTTTTATCCAATTTAAAACTCACTAATTCCTGGAACTTAAGAAGTGGCCATTTAAACTCAAGCACTTTTCATTAGTAAAACCATTGATATAGTACTGGAAAATTCTTACATGTGTTCAACCCATGTCTCCCAAAACCCTTATCGCTTTTATTCTATAGAATATTAAAGGAGAAAATTGGGAGAATATTCTGGCCATTCTTTTCCACTGAATGCAAATGAATGGTGACTGAAGATGCAAGGCCTCAAAAAGGATTTAAAATCATATCGGACAAGAACGACCTTCACATTCTTCAAAAGTTCTTATTTGTGTTCTTCTAAAGAAAGTAAACCACACAGGACATCTGGTTAAACAATGGCAGAAATCAAATTTTTGGGTGTAATTCTCTTAGATGACAATACTAGCTAAAGCAATGTCTATGGCTCCATGTGACTGCAGATTTTAAATGTCTCATCATTTGTTTATCAATTTGTTTAACAAATATGGTATTCATTATGCCATCTTTTTTCAACCTTCAGACCGGCACTAGGTTTATCCTTTCGGGCTGTTTAGGCTTCTATTTCTGCCAAATAACTAGCAACGTGTTAACAGACTGGGCATGCCTTTCATCATGTCTGGTACATCTTTGTCCTGAAGACCTCCATTTTGTAAAGATTTGCCTACTGATTTAAAAGACTGGCAGCCATTTGTGAGTCCTCATGTATCCgatgttttcaaaagaaaacatCTAAAGACATTGCAACAGCTGGTTAAGCAAGAATTCATATTCCATTCTAAGGTAGCGCATTAAGATTTGGCTGCATCATGACCCCTATGTCTATGGTTATTGTATCAGCATTATTTTCAGTGAGCTGTAAGGTGTACAAATGAGTCATTCCAAGACGTTCCTTAAAAGCAAGAGCTGGACTGCCATTGGTGTACAGAAGCCAATTCTCAGCTTAATTTGAGAAGTTAACAGAATGGTTATTCTGGTTACCTAACACAGACGCATTCTTTAAAAAGGGCTCAAAATTATTCCTGTGTCGCATCAGCCTGACCTGACTTCAGAAAGCTATTACCTTCTGTGTTCATTTGCTCAAAACCACTGCAATAAGATCAGCAGACGACAGAGATCTTTCAGATGTCTAGGGGATTAATAATACAATCCCTTCCCCTGCAGCGTCCGCCATGTTATTCCATTCCAAGCCTATCTAGCGCAATGTCGAATACAAACATCAGTTTATTACAAGCGACAACTATTTAGAAAACTTAAATATCGACAGAAGATCATAATTCCTAATTACAGACTCATTTGCTGGGTTTACTTTTTGAATACGCAGATACAGATGTATGTGAATGTGCGGTACTGTACCTGCGCGTGCTCGGGATATTGGAGCGGTGCTGAAGAGGCTGAGCGCGGCGCGTCTGATCTTATTATCACAGACCCGACGATAGAGACTGTGCATGCGCAGACGAGCGTGACATTGCTGCCTACAACAGTCACTGAGGATGCTTGAGGTCAGGCGACTATTACAGAGAAACGGCTAAATAAAATGTAGAATTGACGGACGGGAAAAGGAAAAGGGTTAATATGAGTTTGCTTTAAATCAACGTGGTGCACATAACCTGCTGCGATGGTTTTAAAGGTGACGCAATTAATTATTCGAGTCcaagctgaatatatatatatataacaaaaatataataataaaataaaaataagtaaaatgcacgTCATGAAAATAAACCACTGATAATTAGATATTTATTTGATAGGCGTTGATGCATGTTTTGTAACATCTTGGCATTGACAAGGTTTGCAACATATAGTGTTTACACcgatttattcattttgtttcacTTAGTAGCGATTGCACAAAacagaatgaaatagaaaatgtaaacatGCATCAGTTATAGTGCACAAAAAGTCTCAAACGTAACAACCAGAcataatttaaatgataatttcccTTAAGGCTTGTGCTTGAGCTTGGGTAAGGCATGATGTGCTATAGGCCTACAATAAAGCAAATTTAATTGGGAATTTAATCGCAAAAGATTGCATTTCCTTGACGATTGGTTTATTTGTTGaggaaaatgcatttatataatttgccAAACGATGGAATTATTTTGGTTTTCAACAGAACAAATTTAGCAAATCACAAATATAATACAGTTCTTACTACCTTGCCTTACACTCCAAAACAATTCACAAGTTAATTTGCAGTTCTGTAAATGAGTCAGATTAATTCAGTAACTGCTGATTCACACAGGGTTTCATACACTGAACAAGACTCGGCTCACAAGAGTGAATTATACCACAGTGGTTGTGTGATCAAAACATCTACCTCCTTACCATGACTTGATGTACCATAAAGATACGTTTATTATTCCCTTCATTATAgcacctttgttaaaaaaaataaaaagagaatacaatttaaaaaaaaaaaaatcatctgggAAAACTACTGACATGTATAACAAATacagatattacaaaaaaaaaaaaaaaaaaaaaaaaaatcatggtttgtTGGTATGCTTAAAAAGAACAACATTGGATTGTGCAATATTCATTAGTTTACACACCATATATAACTACTGCTAAGAACACTACAGAATTTACAGTAGGTTCATCCCTTTGGCCTTTTGGAAATGGCTAATGGTTGATGTGTTTCATCTGATTTGTATTCTCTGGACAGCCCAAGGCTGGACCGTGCCCTTGCCAAAAATTGTGAAGAATACAGCTCCAAATACATTGATTGCTGCAGAGATGTAGAAGACAGTTTGCCACTCTGGAATGGTGTTCTAgattaaaacaagatatttaagGATTTGTTACTTCATTAACACAAATGTAAAAACTGGATTTCTCTTGAAAATAAGCATTTGATGTTTGCATTTTTGCATACCAAACATATGACTGTCCACACTTCAGTGACAGGcatagtattaaataaataaataactctcttacagctcctttcttaattttgTTTTGAAGCACATTTCACAATGTAATGTAGTCTTtacataaaaaagataaaatattttacatttaaacttaaaTGCAATAAATTGTAACTTACAGATTTGGTCAGAGATCTTGCTATTACAGGGCCTACCATGCCAGGTATAGTGGCAAATGAGTTTGTGATCCCAAGCAATATCCCAGCATATCTgtgaagaagaagagaaaaagaaaacatttgataCATTTATATATGAAAGTAAATGGCTTTCATGCTTGTACAGTTGTCCTAAACCACAAAACTTGCATTATTGCTAATAAAAAGCATTGTCTTACGAGGGAGCAATGTCCAAATGGTTGATGTtaaatccagaggctgaaatgcCTCCTAGAGAGGAAGAGAGGGTGAGGAAGGCTATAGCCAAGACATAGTTACAGCCAGTGTGACCAGCAGTCACGAGGAAGATGGCTGGTCCCAACATTCCTGGACACATTCAAAACAGACACACTGATCCACCCAAAGCATTAAAAGACTTCACATCCCCAGTCCAATCATcccatcaatatatatatttttaatgagccCTGTTCAGCATTAAAACCAAGTAGAAAGAATCTATGAATTCTTTACCTACTAAAGTGAAGGCCTTACGCACAATAACAGTGCTGATAAGATATCTCTCTCTCAGGAGGTCTGCCAACTGTCCACCCAGCAAAGCCAGCAACCAACAACCAAGGTAGGGCAAAGCCGAGAGCATTCCATTCTGAAAATGACACGGTGAGTTCAGTGCACACTTACTAAAAGGGGTCTTATCATTAGAGTCAGTGAATATTCTCAGATgacctatttttatattaaacacaCTACTTCAATAGATCTTAAAAATcacaaatgtataataatattcatCATTACCTTAAAAAGCAttcaaatcataaaaataaattaggtAAAAATACCAATTCTTctgataataatactaataataataaagaggtgTCAGCCCTGCTTTGCACTGACCTGCTGGATGCTGAATCCGAGTACATCATTCATGTAGGTGGGTAAGAGGGTCAGCAGAGTGTAAAATGTCCAGTTGTAAGAGAAGTGTGCCACAACTATGGCCCATAATGGCAAAGACTTGAAAATTGATGTCCATGGGATGTAATCTGTGGTTGGGGACAGCTGCAACAGGAAATGGCACATTTTAATACACACAAACAATTAACGAGTCAAATATTATCTGGATTGAGACAAATCAACTTGTATGATATCACTGTAACGTTGCCTACTTCATTTTTTAAAGATGCCATTATGTAGGTCTTCTCCTCCTCTGATATGCTTTTGTGTGAGCTGGGACTGTCACTGACAAAGTAAGCCCAAAGGACAAACCAAAGAAGTCCAACAGCTCCTATGATTTGTAAAGAAACCAAATAAAGTGTGCATTTGGAGTGTACTAAGAAGAAAGTCTGTCAATGCAtctttaacattacattttacgCTGCACACAGTTCATCTTTAAATGCGTAGAATAATGAAACGTACCAAATATATAAAAGACATATGTCCAGTCTAGGTAAAAACATATCTGTCCAGACAGAGGAAGGGCTACGACAGTTCCCAGTTGAGCACCTGTACgcggaaagaaaaaagaaataatagtacaaatacacaaaaatgtgagtagatgtaaatgtaatgtgttaCAAATTAAACCAGGGCACCTGTGTAAGAGATAGTGAGCAGTCGACTTCTCTCCAGAGGTGGTGCCCATGATGCCCACATCGCATGCATAGCAGGATATGACACTCCCTGGAAGCACAAGAATAACATTTTACGACTTATATTTTCCAGAATGAACAACACCTCTATTATCTAtggaaataataaaacattgacaAAAACTGAAAGTACTCAATCCATACTGTAGGTAATGAGTTTTGAGGTTACCTCCCCAATGCCTTCCAACACCCTGACAGCGATGAGGTAACCAGCTCCCAGATCAGCGGCTACTGGAGTCAGCAAGGTGAAGATCACAGTGCAAAGGATGCCAATACCAAAGAGCCACTTGGCACCATACTTGCGTGCCAAGTAGCCACCTGGTATCTGAGTAAATATGTATCCATAGAAAAAAGAGCCCAGGATCCAGCCCTGAGTCTCTGAATTCCAGTCATACACACTGGCCTGTGGAGACATTCAACTAAATATGAAAATGCTTCTGAAAATCTCATGCTTGGgcttaaattattcaaaatgttcaCTATgattgtacataaaaaaaacaacaaaaaaaaaaaaaatctattttcatttaaaaatgatagTTTGAGAAATGTGTGACATTGTTtaagaaaagtatttatttaaatgggaaattattttaataaattgaaagaaattcaacttaattaaaaatgataaaaaaaaatactgattaaacaAGCAGAGTTTGCATATGTAATATGTCTGACCATAAAGTAGATGCTCTTACAGTGTGATTGTGTCTGGGCACTGGGATGCTATGATGAGGGCAGACGGAGGAACTGTTGTTGACACTGGAACTGTTTTTCAGCATGTCCACCATTGCCACACTAAGGTTCACCCTGAGGGCATATGCCACAAAGAAGCCATAACAGGACAAAAAGGCCAATCCGTATCTTGAGGAGCAGCAAGCAGGAGCTGGAAGAACAAACAGAAGATTTCACTGTCAAACAGAGGTTAAAGGATCGTCCGAAAAtggctgtcatcatttactcacactcactttgttccaaacctttaGGACTTTTTGTAATTGAGTTGTAAAGGTGAACTGTCAATGTAACGtagtgagataaaaaaaagacCTTTCACAGCATGCCACATCCAAAACATGCAACCAGTGTACTCTTAATAACGAGAAAAAGACACTCTTCCAGACTCAATCACAATCTTACAGGTCTGCATCAGTCTGCTGAATCGTTCACTGACTGAACACACTCGATTAGCTCCTGAATCTTTCTATAACCTTTAAAACCACTTTAAATAACAGACACAGTCATTGTTAAACATaaacacaataaattaataaaaattaaggggttaatcaatatatatatatatatagcaaatgcCTGTAAATTTCTTATGTCTTTCTTTTTACAGATTCTTAAAGACTCAAAAGACATTTCCATTCAAATTATTCACTTACtacaaattatgattttgttCAAAAGATTCCTAAATCTGTAGCATTACTGACACGTTGTTGACAAAACGtattaaatttgtaaataataatatattaatcatattgtaACAAAAGATTAAGACATTTGAAATGAACATATTATGATTTAACAGTTATAACTAGagtttatataatatagtatCAGGCGGAAACAAGTTATGACAGTTTATTTTTAGGGCAGCTACCTCCATAATCAATCCACTTCCTCCTTCACGTGCCTGGGTGTTTTGAAAAAGCTCTTGAATTATTAATGTAGACTGCATCAAATGCTGCGTCAATTATATCACACTCAAATAAAAAGATGAAGTATGCACTTTTGGGATGATTTAATAACTGAGACATCTTATGAATACTATAAATCAATAAGAAAAAAATCTCTAACACACGCTATTCTAGTAAATTAAAAGTTTACAATGAAGATAAACATGATTATCAGTTCAGTATAACTATTACAActgcattttcaaatgtattattactTTGTAAGTACTAATATTATGGCACGGATGGTACCAGCGCACTTTTTACGTGACGTTGTAAATCTGCATAAATACATAACAGGCTTTCATATAGTTAATGTCCGGATACCTTTCTGAATGTCTCCGGTGTCTTTCCGGCGTAGTAAAGGCTGGTCATGGTCTTCAGTTTCTGAGTCTGACGCCGAGCGCTCCGTCATCTTCAGCGGCTGCTCCCCAGACCCCGGCCGTTGGACCAGAAGAATAACAACACACTCCGAATGCGGAACCCGTGTTTCACCACTCCGTCAGCAAAAATACATTCCATAATAAAAGTCCCGTGGTCACCTGACCactactggttaaaaaaaaaacgaaaaaaaaagaatgtttgaagaatgtatatatatatatatatatatatatatatatatatatatatatatatatatatatatatatatatatatatatatatatatatatatatatataaatttatttgatccaaaacacagcaaaagctgtaatattgcgaaatattttttaatatttaaaataactgctttctatttgaatatatttctatttgaatatatatagtttttcatgacagtttttttaaaggatgcattaccaatacatttttatgctttttgtCATTTGTGGGCGTTATATATTATTGCAATAATTATCCACTAAGAGGGGCTAAAGTATAACAGCAGTCGATGCTTTAAGGAAATTCAAATCTAGTCTAAATAAGCAAGATTCAGTTCTCTTTTAATATCTTCATTATTATACTTATGTAttacatttctttacattttaaatgttacatttaactcTAAGGTCAACACATGCATTATCTAAATGTGTTACAAAATGACATTCTttcatcaattattattattttttaggatgtaaagctgctttgaaatattGTCTATTATGaaaagtgttatataaataaaacatcctcattctttctctctctctcacacgcacacacacagacagtaatAATCTCACTTATGGAAGACAATGAGGAAACAGTCAGAGGAGCCTTCTACTGATTTCGATTTAAGCAATATGGGAAGCACAAGCCCTCATGGCGATGAAGTGGAAACTATTTACCTATTCCAAGAAAGGAACTGGCAGGGTACCCAACCACCCGCTTATGTAGAAATGACTAAGACTTGAAAATGTTCAACATCAATTTATTGTGTGCAAAGAGTACATTAAAAAAGGTAAATATGAAGAACTGACTAAAAAATGAGGACGAGCTTTTCTCCAAATGAATACACAATATTTTTGAATCACGACTTTTCAAATCTGCGAATATTCCTGCACAGATttcatataaatatgtatacatttaacAGACTTGAAATATcttgttaaaatacatttcacgACTTGAAACATGTAGTTTGTGTTTCAGACGTGACTAGTGTTTCTATATCATCGTTACATGGAATAAGAGCATTTCAGCACCCTGGTCtcataaaacaaacataacacaaaaaaacaatgccCCGAGTTTACATCAAAACATGCAAACATAAAGTAAATTTAGTAGAACATGAAATACTTGGTAAGTTATTGCAGAGGTTATGAGTATAGTTATGAATGTTAAAGAACTATTCTCCTTTATGTTACCCATCCATCTCGGTATTCCCTGACAGAACTTTCCAGTGACACAAAAATCATTTCTGTTCATTGATATTTCTACAAATGACTCTTAAATCGCTTAAAACATCCATGTCCTTTTTCATATTCTTTCTTACTTTACACAGATCTTTCCATTAGTCCTACTTGCCAAAAGCCCATTGTCTACAAGTCAAAACCAGAATCAGTACAACAGAGATGCAGATTACCACAAGCTCTAAATGTTTAGCTTGTCAGTAGTAGTACAGTATTTTAGAACTAAACCCCACCATTTCTACAATCTCCATTACTACTAATGACTACTTAATGATCGCAATTCATACAAAAGCATTATGATAAAACTTCACTGGCAACAATGCCTGGTTCCTTAATTGGTCTTATCATCACAGAGATACATGCAATATTATCACACAAAAAATGtatcatatataaaaataatgcagTTTACCAGCAActgccaaaaaacaaacaaaaaacaaacaaaaaaaaacacacaattgtcCACAATGTCCTTAGGGACTGAGATGTCCCTGTTAAGCATTCTGAAGGAAGGAACTTTCTAAAAGTCTTCACCTTGATGCAGTCATTAGAAAAAAATACCAGTCTCTCAGTCTTGCGAGGAAGAGGAGACAGGAGAGATATGTAGAGCTTTGGGAAGAGGAAGGCACAATTTTTGAGCATATTCAATATGGAATGTGCAAAGCCTACCCATAAACACTGAAATGCTGCTGTTTCTCTGCTAAACTGAATGTGTTTGAACATTCATGAAGAAATAAACAGGCATATTATATAACATTTGCAGTTTGAGTACAGCTATTCTCTCGTGATGGTCTCGTGCCACTTCCCAAAACGTTTTGAAAATAGTGAAGACGGAGCATAAAAAACGCTGCATCTGTCAGACACACGCTTCCTTCCCTATTTCCCTCTAAGCACATTTCCCACTTCCCTCCAGCTTTTTTTCAAAACAATGCCGACGCTAGCTAATAAAGATGGAAACCAGGTTTGCTCTCTCAGTTGGGTGAAGTGTTGTCATTGAGTTGGTCTGAAGGGACAGCGATGTTTTGGATTTGGCGGTACACAAAGTAGAAGAGTTGTGGCTGTGGGCGGCTGTGCAGCTCGGCCTTGATTTTCTGCGGGTGAGTGTCTGGGGCCAGCTGCTGTGTGGTTTCATCCGTCAAGAGGAAAAGGGCGTAGTTTTCCGGGTCCGAAATTTTAAACTTGTCTGCGCATTTCTGACACACATCCTCCGTTGTGGAGTAAGGTTGCACCTGAAGGGTTTTGGCTGTGCAGCCACTGCTTGCATCTTGCAGCGCCACCCGCAAGTAGTTCTGAATATAGACAAGAAGAAATCTAGGTGTAAATCCCAATATACATCTAGCTTGTTTAAGAACATATATTTATGTTCCTAAAATTATACTGTTTCAAGGAAGAAAAAGTAGAATAGAACTTATATGGCCATGTCTAATAAGGAATTAACCTGGAAATCATCCACAGTTGGTGTGGTCCTCTGGGTTGTGCGTCTACGGTGCCACTGGTGCAGCGTGTTACGGGTTTCAGAGCTCAGCACACGAGCTGCCTGGTCCTCCTGGAAGTTCTTGATGAGAGACATTGCCCCATATGCACTGGTCAGGTAATAGCCTCCTACAatcagatacaaaaaaaaaaacaaaaaaaaaacactttaatattctatgaaattaataattaataataataattacttcaGCAGTTATTGAAGTAGCGCAATAAGTGTGACGAATGTGCAGAATCCACTGGGGTCTGTACCTTCTCCATGAAGCAGTGATGGGTCCAGTAACTCCATCATGTACTCTATTTCAGGGTCCAGTTGTGGCATATCACACTGGGCCATCACATATGTCAGCATGGGCAGGAAGTCGTCTGCCCCGTACATCCTCCCTGCAATTGTTACAACAAAAATCGGAATCATGAACTGAAATTATGTAGAAGTATTATGGTCATTTTGTGTGAAACCACACTCATGAATTTCACACAGATGCATCACGCTCATGTACCTGAGTTGTTCTCCATTATGGTGTAGATAAGCTTGCACACACTGAGCAGCAGAGACACTTTCTTCTCAGGTGAGTACAACTTGCACATGTTGTGGAACTTGTGGCGGATCTTCTCTATGGCAACAGGGTCAGGGGGCAGAGCTCCATCCACACCCATCTCCTGGGGCTGCTTGGATTTGGCCAAAACCAGATTCTCTTTAAGTTGCTGCCAAGTCCCACTGTTCACCTGGAAGTCCCGCAAAGCGGCCTCTATAACAGGCTTTAGAGGCTTCAGCACACACTTGTGCATGGCTTTCTCCATCACCTGATCTATGGAGGAAAAAgatgtt is a window from the Carassius gibelio isolate Cgi1373 ecotype wild population from Czech Republic chromosome A13, carGib1.2-hapl.c, whole genome shotgun sequence genome containing:
- the LOC128026180 gene encoding elongation factor 1-alpha 1, which codes for MGKEKLHINIVVIGHVDSGKSTTTGHLIYKCGGIDKRTIEKFEKEAAEMGKGSFKYAWVLDKLKAERERGITIDISLWKFETSKYYVTIIDAPGHRDFIKNMITGTSQADCAVLIVAAGVGEFEAGISKNGQTREHALLAYTLGVKQLIVGINKMDSTEPSYSQKRYEEIVKEVSTYIKKIGYNPDTVAFVPISGWNGDNMLEASPNMTWFKGWKITRKEGNSSGTTLLEALDAIQPPTRPTDKALRLPLQDVYKIGGIGTVPVGRVETGILKPGMVVTFAPVNLTTEVKSVEMHHEALSEAFPGDNVGFNVKNVSVKDIRRGNVAGDSKNDPPQEAAIFTAQVIILNHPGQISAGYAPVLDCHTAHIACKFAELKEKIDRRSGKKLEDNPKSLKSGDAAIVDMIPGKPMCVESFSEYPPLGRFAVRDMRQTVAVGVIKGVEKKTPTSGKITKSAQKAQKVK
- the LOC128026179 gene encoding sialin, whose translation is MTERSASDSETEDHDQPLLRRKDTGDIQKAPACCSSRYGLAFLSCYGFFVAYALRVNLSVAMVDMLKNSSSVNNSSSVCPHHSIPVPRHNHTASVYDWNSETQGWILGSFFYGYIFTQIPGGYLARKYGAKWLFGIGILCTVIFTLLTPVAADLGAGYLIAVRVLEGIGEGVSYPAMHAMWASWAPPLERSRLLTISYTGAQLGTVVALPLSGQICFYLDWTYVFYIFGAVGLLWFVLWAYFVSDSPSSHKSISEEEKTYIMASLKNELSPTTDYIPWTSIFKSLPLWAIVVAHFSYNWTFYTLLTLLPTYMNDVLGFSIQQNGMLSALPYLGCWLLALLGGQLADLLRERYLISTVIVRKAFTLVGMLGPAIFLVTAGHTGCNYVLAIAFLTLSSSLGGISASGFNINHLDIAPSYAGILLGITNSFATIPGMVGPVIARSLTKSNTIPEWQTVFYISAAINVFGAVFFTIFGKGTVQPWAVQRIQIR